In Carya illinoinensis cultivar Pawnee chromosome 7, C.illinoinensisPawnee_v1, whole genome shotgun sequence, the following are encoded in one genomic region:
- the LOC122316100 gene encoding F-box/kelch-repeat protein At5g43190, giving the protein MKNPILVACPRTNDRPITTISPAMDPDIWSRLPKELLEQILSFLPLKTLWNLRSTCKHFKSLVFSLPFISKHSPSSSSSPSPFSSFVLLHHPQCNHRFPLYDSALGTWRDSALSLSDFLPCKSPSFSLLSISNGLFCFSLPRSSSFLVCNLLARTSRLIEFPSYPFAYELFTLVSTPVGYKLFMLSTGSTSTSAFVYDSSVLSWRQFRGFDQILSSNYQREGVCFNGCLYFLTPEPFSLVTFDLETGKWKRSDTELPGELTFGRLLNDEEGTLYMIGGTGRDGISRSMKLWELNGARDWVEVESLPEMICRKFVSVCYHNYEHVYCFWHRGMICVCCYTWPEILYYKVSKKTWHWLPKCPYVPDKWSSGFKWFSFVPALYASV; this is encoded by the coding sequence ATGAAGAACCCAATCCTTGTGGCCTGCCCCCGTACCAATGACCGCCCCATCACCACCATTTCGCCGGCCATGGATCCCGATATCTGGAGCCGGCTGCCAAAGGAGCTCCTCGAGCAAATCCTCTCTTTTCTTCCGCTCAAAACCTTATGGAATCTGAGATCCACCTGTAAGCATTTCAAGTCCCTGGTATTCTCTCTCCCATTCATATCTAAGCactccccttcttcttcttcgtcgcCTTCGCCTTTCTCATCTTTTGTCTTGCTCCATCACCCTCAGTGTAACCACCGCTTCCCTTTGTATGACTCTGCCCTTGGCACCTGGCGCGACtcggctctctccctctctgacTTTCTACCCTGCAAATCACcctctttttctctcctctccaTCTCCAATGGACTATTTTGCTTCTCTCTCCCCAGGTCATCCTCTTTTCTTGTGTGCAATCTCTTGGCCAGAACCTCAAGACTCATCGAGTTCCCGTCCTACCCTTTTGCTTATGAGCTGTTCACGCTGGTTTCTACACCTGTTGGGTACAAGCTTTTCATGCTCTCTACCGGATCCACTTCCACTTCCGCTTTTGTTTATGATTCGAGCGTTCTCTCTTGGAGGCAATTCCGCGGTTTTGATCAGATTCTGAGCAGCAATTATCAGCGGGAGGGCGTTTGCTTTAATGGGTGTTTGTACTTTCTGACCCCAGAGCCATTTTCTCTCGTGACCTTTGATTTGGAGACTGGGAAATGGAAGAGGTCTGATACCGAATTGCCGGGCGAGCTCACGTTTGGCCGGTTGTTGAACGATGAAGAAGGGACATTGTATATGATTGGTGGAACTGGGAGAGATGGGATTTCAAGGAGCATGAAGTTGTGGGAATTAAATGGAGCAAGGGATTGGGTAGAGGTGGAAAGCTTGCCCGAGATGATTTGTAGGAAATTCGTGTCGGTTTGCTACCACAATTACGAGCATGTTTACTGCTTTTGGCATCGGGGAATGATCTGCGTTTGCTGCTATACATGGCCGGAGATTCTGTATTACAAGGTGTCAAAGAAGACTTGGCATTGGCTGCCCAAATGCCCTTATGTGCCTGATAAATGGAGCTCTGGCTTCAAGTGGTTTTCCTTTGTTCCTGCGTTGTATGCTTCAGTTTGA
- the LOC122314917 gene encoding mitochondrial outer membrane protein porin 2-like isoform X1 — MAKNGPGLFSDIGKKARDLLTKDYDCDQTFTITTNTDTGVALSSTVAKKGGLSSGHVAAQYQQKNAVLDVKVDTESNVLTTFTLTDIPPSTKTIASFKLPDYKSGKLEAQYCHEHVTFTTAVGLNQSPAFDFSATIGTPSISFGAEASYVTASRNFAKYNAGVSLTKPDSSASVILADKGDSLRVSYLHHLSQLNGGAVAGEISRRFSTNENTLTVGCSYVVDPHTVVKAKLNNHGNLGALLRHELVPKSFLTVSGAVDTKNLEKHPKFGLALSLKP, encoded by the exons ATGGCGAAGAACGGACCGGGACTCTTCTCCGACATTGGAAAGAAAGCCAGAG ACTTGCTCACCAAGGACTATGATTGCGACCAGACGTTCACAATCACCACCAACACCGACACGGGTGTG GCCCTTAGTTCCACAGTGGCAAAGAAGGGAGGTCTCTCTTCTGGTCATGTGGCAGCACAGTACCAACAAAAGAATGCTGTGCTTGATGTCAAAGTGGATACAGAATCAAAT GTCTTGACAACCTTCACTCTCACAGACATCCCACCATCCACGAAAACCATTGCTTCATTCAAACTACCTGATTACAAGTCTGGCAAG TTGGAGGCTCAGTATTGCCACGAACATGTAACTTTCACTACAGCTGTTGGTCTGAACCAGTCCCCCGCATTTGATTTTTCAGCCACCATCGGTACTCCCAGCATTTCCTTTGGAGCAGAAGCTAGTTACGTGACAGCTTCTAGAAACTTTGCAAAGTATAATGCTGGTGTAAGCCTGACAAAACCAGATTCTAGTGCTTCAGTGATTTT GGCTGACAAAGGAGACTCACTAAGAGTGTCGTACTTACACCATCTAAGCCAGCTGAATGGTGGGGCTGTAGCGGGAGAGATTAGTAGAAGGTTCTCCACAAATGAGAACACTTTGACAGTTGGATGTTCATATGTGGTAGATCCTCACACAGTTGTGAAGGCAAAACTCAACAACCACGGGAATCTTGGGGCTCTTTTAAGGCACGAGCTTGTTCCCAAGTCCTTCCTGACAGTATCTGGAGCCGTTGACACCAAGAACTTGGAGAAGCATCCCAAGTTTGGGTTGGCACTGTCTCTCAAGCCTTGA
- the LOC122314917 gene encoding mitochondrial outer membrane protein porin 2-like isoform X2 has translation MAKNGPGLFSDIGKKARDLLTKDYDCDQTFTITTNTDTGALSSTVAKKGGLSSGHVAAQYQQKNAVLDVKVDTESNVLTTFTLTDIPPSTKTIASFKLPDYKSGKLEAQYCHEHVTFTTAVGLNQSPAFDFSATIGTPSISFGAEASYVTASRNFAKYNAGVSLTKPDSSASVILADKGDSLRVSYLHHLSQLNGGAVAGEISRRFSTNENTLTVGCSYVVDPHTVVKAKLNNHGNLGALLRHELVPKSFLTVSGAVDTKNLEKHPKFGLALSLKP, from the exons ATGGCGAAGAACGGACCGGGACTCTTCTCCGACATTGGAAAGAAAGCCAGAG ACTTGCTCACCAAGGACTATGATTGCGACCAGACGTTCACAATCACCACCAACACCGACACGGGT GCCCTTAGTTCCACAGTGGCAAAGAAGGGAGGTCTCTCTTCTGGTCATGTGGCAGCACAGTACCAACAAAAGAATGCTGTGCTTGATGTCAAAGTGGATACAGAATCAAAT GTCTTGACAACCTTCACTCTCACAGACATCCCACCATCCACGAAAACCATTGCTTCATTCAAACTACCTGATTACAAGTCTGGCAAG TTGGAGGCTCAGTATTGCCACGAACATGTAACTTTCACTACAGCTGTTGGTCTGAACCAGTCCCCCGCATTTGATTTTTCAGCCACCATCGGTACTCCCAGCATTTCCTTTGGAGCAGAAGCTAGTTACGTGACAGCTTCTAGAAACTTTGCAAAGTATAATGCTGGTGTAAGCCTGACAAAACCAGATTCTAGTGCTTCAGTGATTTT GGCTGACAAAGGAGACTCACTAAGAGTGTCGTACTTACACCATCTAAGCCAGCTGAATGGTGGGGCTGTAGCGGGAGAGATTAGTAGAAGGTTCTCCACAAATGAGAACACTTTGACAGTTGGATGTTCATATGTGGTAGATCCTCACACAGTTGTGAAGGCAAAACTCAACAACCACGGGAATCTTGGGGCTCTTTTAAGGCACGAGCTTGTTCCCAAGTCCTTCCTGACAGTATCTGGAGCCGTTGACACCAAGAACTTGGAGAAGCATCCCAAGTTTGGGTTGGCACTGTCTCTCAAGCCTTGA
- the LOC122317010 gene encoding U-box domain-containing protein 4-like encodes MEAENGSNYSYMGRDFSDLSINDADFSDLSINDASMAFSECNSDRSGEFSTAPSERRQLLIARASENSDELIRQLVSGLESCSIEEQKQAAMEIRLLAKNKPENRLRIAKAGAVKPLISLVSSADPQLQEYGVTAILNLSLCDENKGFIALSGAIKPLVRALRTGTSTTKENAACALLRLSQVDENKIPIGRSGAIPLLVNLLETGASRGKKDASTTLYSLCSAKENKIRAVKAGIIKPLVELMADLESSMVDKAAYVLSLLVPLTDAKAALVDEGGIPVLVEIIEVGSQRQKEIAVTILLQVCEDNVVYRTMVAREGAIPPLVALSQFGTIRAKKKAETLIELLRQPRSGDIAARTSEVSI; translated from the exons ATGGAGGCGGAAAATGGGTCAAATTACTCATACATGGGGAGGGACTTCAGTGATCTCAGTATCAACGACGCCGACTTCAGTGATCTCAGTATCAACGACGCCTCCATGGCTTTCAGCGAGTGTAATAGCGACAGATCCGGTGAGTTTTCGACGGCTCCTTCGGAGAGGCGGCAACTTCTCATAGCCCGCGCCTCCGAGAACTCGGACGAGCTGATCCGTCAACTAGTCTCTGGCCTAGAGTCCTGTTCGATTGAGGAGCAAAAGCAAGCGGCCATGGAAATCAGACTCCTCGCCAAGAATAAACCAGAAAACAGGCTCAGGATCGCCAAAGCCGGTGCTGTGAAGCCGTTGATTTCGTTAGTCTCTTCCGCTGATCCTCAGCTTCAAGAATACGGCGTCACGGCTATTCTGAATCTCTCGCTGTGCGACGAGAACAAGGGGTTCATAGCTTTGTCCGGAGCGATTAAGCCTCTAGTTCGAGCTCTGAGGACAGGCACTTCAACGACCAAAGAGAACGCAGCGTGTGCTCTCCTTCGGCTCTCGCAAGTTGACGAGAACAAGATCCCAATCGGCCGGTCGGGAGCGATCCCCCTTCTGGTGAACCTTCTGGAGACCGGTGCTTCGCGTGGGAAAAAGGACGCGTCGACTACTCTATACTCGCTGTGTTCGGCGAAGGAGAACAAGATCAGGGCCGTCAAAGCGGGCATCATAAAGCCGCTGGTGGAGTTGATGGCGGATTTGGAGTCAAGCATGGTGGATAAGGCGGCGTACGTGCTGAGCCTGCTGGTACCGCTAACGGACGCGAAGGCGGCGTTGGTGGACGAAGGGGGTATTCCGGTGCTGGTGGAGATAATCGAGGTCGGGTCTCAGAGGCAGAAAGAGATCGCGGTGACCATATTGTTGCAGGTTTGTGAGGATAACGTGGTGTACCGAACTATGGTGGCCCGCGAAGGAGCGATTCCTCCCTTGGTGGCCTTGTCTCAGTTCGGCACCATTCGCGCCAAGAAAAAG GCGGAGACATTGATAGAGCTTCTACGGCAACCGAGATCCGGCGACATCGCTGCCAGAACGTCAGAGGTGTCAATTTAA